From one Hydrogenobacter sp. genomic stretch:
- a CDS encoding TIGR00725 family protein: MKRIVSVIGSSKATEEEYRIAYKLGYELAKRGIWIVCGGRGGVMEGVCKGVKEGGGISIGILPSYTGEEANPFVDIKIKTGMNWNRNPIVVASGDMVIAIGGHWGTLSEIAYALILEKYVVGYRTHNVEGVEHVNSLEEILERVDRFYGRRS; the protein is encoded by the coding sequence ATGAAAAGGATCGTATCCGTTATAGGATCCTCTAAGGCTACAGAAGAAGAATATAGGATCGCTTACAAGTTAGGTTATGAACTTGCAAAAAGGGGTATCTGGATTGTATGTGGAGGTAGGGGAGGTGTAATGGAAGGCGTGTGCAAGGGAGTTAAAGAAGGTGGGGGTATCAGCATAGGCATATTGCCATCCTATACAGGGGAGGAAGCCAACCCTTTTGTAGATATAAAGATAAAAACGGGGATGAACTGGAATAGAAATCCTATAGTGGTAGCGAGCGGTGATATGGTGATCGCTATAGGAGGACATTGGGGAACACTTTCTGAGATAGCTTACGCCCTTATACTGGAGAAATACGTTGTAGGTTATAGAACTCATAACGTTGAAGGTGTTGAACACGTAAACAGTTTGGAGGAGATACTTGAAAGGGTTGATAGATTTTATGGAAGAAGGTCTTGA
- a CDS encoding glycosyltransferase family 9 protein, translating into MILRLSSLGDVVLTSCVIDPLRSMGYSPYLLTFEPYGSIFEDDTRLSVIQIKKEELFKRETLKKLKGFDLYVDLHKNLRTLLLRFFLGGRWKVYKKHTVRRRLAIHFGIFRKPYSVIDAYLETLRSASVKPKIEVSEERLRFWKEKIGDDFLCIGPGARYIKKTYPHFRKVAELLRMDGHKVVLVGDKRDKLLTENWNCVNLCGELSLIDTLAVIKLARVFVGNDSGLLHMARAVGTKAIQIYGGTHPTLGFSLFKDEGIVLLKGLKCQPCDLHGRGRCRFGTYECLDIDPQLVKDKVIELLHLS; encoded by the coding sequence TTGATTTTAAGACTTTCCTCTTTAGGTGATGTGGTACTCACTTCGTGCGTTATAGATCCACTCAGAAGTATGGGGTATAGTCCCTATCTTTTAACTTTTGAACCTTACGGAAGTATATTTGAGGACGATACTAGGCTAAGCGTCATACAGATAAAAAAAGAGGAACTATTTAAAAGAGAGACGCTTAAGAAACTTAAAGGATTTGATCTTTACGTTGATCTTCACAAAAACCTACGAACATTGCTTCTGAGGTTTTTTTTGGGAGGAAGGTGGAAGGTTTACAAAAAGCATACAGTAAGAAGAAGGCTTGCCATACATTTTGGGATATTCAGAAAACCGTACAGCGTAATAGATGCCTATTTGGAGACTCTGAGGAGTGCCAGTGTAAAGCCCAAAATAGAAGTATCGGAGGAGAGGCTAAGATTTTGGAAAGAGAAGATCGGAGACGATTTTTTATGTATAGGTCCGGGTGCAAGGTACATAAAAAAGACATATCCCCACTTTAGGAAGGTGGCAGAACTTCTCAGAATGGATGGTCATAAGGTTGTCCTCGTAGGGGACAAAAGGGATAAACTTTTGACAGAAAATTGGAATTGCGTCAATCTTTGTGGTGAGCTTTCACTAATTGATACCCTTGCGGTTATAAAGCTTGCTCGTGTGTTTGTAGGTAACGATTCGGGACTTTTACACATGGCGAGAGCTGTAGGTACTAAAGCGATACAGATTTACGGAGGCACGCATCCTACTCTTGGCTTTTCCCTTTTTAAAGATGAAGGTATAGTTTTACTTAAAGGACTTAAGTGTCAGCCCTGTGACCTTCACGGAAGGGGAAGATGCAGATTCGGGACTTACGAATGTTTGGATATTGATCCTCAGCTGGTAAAAGATAAAGTAATAGAACTTCTTCACTTAAGTTAG
- a CDS encoding glycine cleavage system protein H, producing MSDTVYRGCRIPLDLYYDIENQVWYRLESDGSVRVGATDIGQTRAGRMVNVRIKAPGKYVQKGKPIASLESGKWTGPVPAVIEGEVIERNEILFDTPDLINDDPYGKGWIARLKPTNLEKDLKDLTTGEEALRKMKEYIDKEGVECKSL from the coding sequence ATGAGTGACACAGTCTATAGGGGCTGTAGGATACCTTTGGATCTGTATTACGATATAGAAAATCAAGTATGGTATAGGCTTGAGTCTGATGGTAGTGTCCGAGTTGGTGCAACAGATATAGGACAGACAAGGGCAGGAAGGATGGTGAATGTTAGGATAAAAGCGCCGGGCAAGTACGTGCAGAAAGGGAAGCCTATCGCAAGCCTTGAGAGTGGCAAATGGACAGGTCCAGTTCCTGCGGTAATAGAAGGTGAGGTTATAGAAAGAAACGAGATTCTCTTTGATACTCCTGATCTCATTAACGACGATCCATACGGTAAAGGATGGATAGCCAGGCTCAAACCTACGAATCTTGAAAAGGATCTCAAGGATCTTACCACTGGTGAGGAAGCTCTCAGGAAGATGAAGGAATACATTGACAAGGAAGGAGTTGAGTGTAAAAGTTTATAG
- the hemW gene encoding radical SAM family heme chaperone HemW: MIEALYIHIPFCSYKCPYCDFVSFTQSFVSHGEYLKLLIKELELYKGANFSLRTIYLGGGTPSLLNPSLYEEFFKNLSSIVDIRKVEEITLECNPETYREDDFKRIAQIGINRVSIGVQSFKEKGLKALGRRHTVKDSLDCIMSAFKAQIDNINVDLIYAYPNQSMKDLEEELKFLEDLPVKHVSCYLLTPYEDTLFGELVAKGSLKLLGDDQIADMYSFLVNGLKELGFEHYEISNFAFSGYECKHNLSYWLGKEFLGIGVSAWSFIDNVRFGNTKNLFKYIEMLKRGEKPAIYREVLEGVELFKDRLFTRLRTSLGIPKEYTQLIPEDLLVFFESTDSGLRLKEEGMLVINEILLRIFESLRIKL, encoded by the coding sequence ATGATAGAGGCTCTTTATATACATATACCCTTCTGTTCTTATAAGTGTCCGTACTGTGACTTTGTATCTTTCACGCAATCTTTTGTCTCTCACGGGGAATACCTAAAGCTTCTCATAAAAGAGTTAGAACTTTATAAAGGAGCGAACTTTTCCCTCAGAACCATCTACTTGGGAGGTGGCACTCCCTCACTTTTGAATCCTTCCCTTTATGAAGAGTTTTTCAAGAATCTCTCTTCCATAGTGGATATCCGTAAGGTGGAGGAAATTACCTTAGAGTGCAACCCTGAAACGTACAGAGAAGATGACTTTAAAAGAATAGCTCAGATAGGGATAAACCGTGTAAGTATAGGTGTTCAGAGCTTCAAGGAGAAAGGACTTAAAGCTTTGGGAAGGAGGCACACCGTAAAAGACTCATTAGATTGCATAATGTCAGCTTTCAAAGCTCAAATAGATAACATAAATGTTGACCTCATATACGCTTACCCAAATCAGAGTATGAAGGACCTTGAAGAAGAACTAAAGTTTTTGGAGGATCTTCCTGTCAAACACGTATCCTGCTATCTTCTTACACCATACGAAGACACCCTTTTTGGAGAGCTTGTTGCAAAGGGAAGTTTAAAACTTTTAGGTGACGATCAAATAGCGGACATGTACAGCTTTCTCGTGAACGGACTCAAAGAACTCGGTTTTGAACATTATGAGATTTCCAACTTTGCTTTTTCAGGTTACGAGTGCAAACACAACCTCTCTTATTGGCTGGGAAAGGAGTTCTTGGGTATAGGTGTGTCCGCATGGAGCTTCATAGATAACGTAAGATTTGGAAATACCAAAAACCTTTTTAAATACATTGAGATGCTAAAAAGAGGTGAAAAACCTGCTATTTATAGGGAAGTGCTTGAAGGGGTAGAGCTTTTTAAAGACAGGCTTTTTACAAGGCTCAGAACCAGCCTCGGCATTCCGAAAGAGTATACACAGCTAATACCGGAAGATCTTCTGGTGTTTTTTGAAAGCACCGACAGTGGGCTTAGACTTAAAGAGGAAGGTATGCTTGTTATTAACGAAATACTCCTGAGAATTTTTGAGAGCTTGAGGATAAAATTGTAG
- the selA gene encoding L-seryl-tRNA(Sec) selenium transferase: protein MKEDLLRSLPQVSKLLELYKGKYPEVYIREAIKEVLDTFRREIKEGKRNTLRDLHDHIQRRIHEKTHTKLKRVINATGVVINTNLGRSPLAQEVAEFVKYIASGYSNLEYDLEEGKRGSRSKLVEEYLIHLTGCESAFVVNNNASAVFLVLNTLANGREVVVSRGELVEIGGGFRIPDIMRASGAKLVEIGTTNKTRIEDYKKAITENTALLMKVHKSNFYMEGFVDEVKAEELLDLGIPVYYDAGSGMLLDIKKLGVNFNEPDFKSCIQKGIHLVSGSGDKLLGGPQAGIILGKRDLIEPIKKNPLSRIVRIDKMTLSALEMTLRFYMEGRYLDIPILKMLTYKTSHLKRRALKLMRSIEKSVPEFEVQLVRDTSKCGGGALPELKLETYCVAIKHKKLTPYELDKRLKNLDTPIIGRIREDNLLLDVRTILDDELKLIPYLLAKIL, encoded by the coding sequence ATGAAAGAAGATCTGCTAAGATCACTACCTCAGGTATCAAAACTCTTAGAACTATACAAAGGTAAGTATCCGGAGGTTTACATAAGAGAGGCTATAAAAGAGGTGCTTGACACCTTTCGCAGAGAGATAAAGGAGGGTAAGAGAAACACTTTAAGGGATCTTCATGACCATATACAAAGGCGCATACATGAGAAAACCCATACTAAGCTGAAGAGAGTTATAAATGCAACCGGTGTCGTTATAAACACCAATCTTGGGAGGTCACCGCTCGCACAAGAGGTGGCAGAATTTGTAAAGTACATAGCTTCAGGTTACTCCAATCTGGAATACGATCTTGAGGAAGGCAAAAGAGGTTCAAGGTCTAAGCTTGTGGAGGAATATCTTATACATCTTACAGGCTGTGAATCAGCTTTTGTGGTAAATAACAACGCGAGCGCGGTATTTTTGGTGCTTAACACGCTTGCTAACGGTAGGGAGGTAGTTGTCTCAAGGGGAGAACTTGTAGAGATAGGTGGGGGTTTTCGCATACCGGATATAATGAGAGCAAGCGGTGCAAAGCTTGTTGAAATAGGAACCACCAACAAGACGAGAATAGAGGATTATAAAAAAGCTATAACTGAGAATACAGCACTGCTCATGAAGGTTCACAAAAGCAATTTCTATATGGAGGGATTTGTAGATGAGGTTAAAGCTGAAGAACTTTTGGATCTCGGTATACCTGTATATTACGATGCTGGAAGTGGAATGCTTTTGGATATAAAAAAGTTGGGAGTAAACTTCAATGAGCCTGACTTTAAAAGTTGCATACAAAAGGGCATACACTTAGTATCCGGAAGCGGAGACAAACTCTTGGGAGGTCCGCAGGCAGGAATTATCTTAGGTAAGAGGGATCTGATAGAGCCTATAAAGAAGAATCCTCTCAGCAGGATAGTTAGAATAGACAAAATGACCCTTTCAGCCCTTGAAATGACTTTGAGGTTTTATATGGAGGGAAGGTATTTAGACATCCCCATTTTAAAGATGCTCACTTACAAAACTTCCCATCTGAAAAGGCGAGCTTTGAAGCTTATGAGATCTATTGAAAAAAGTGTGCCGGAATTTGAAGTTCAACTCGTAAGAGATACATCTAAATGCGGAGGAGGTGCTCTTCCCGAGCTGAAGCTTGAAACATACTGCGTTGCGATCAAACACAAGAAACTCACACCTTACGAGCTTGACAAAAGACTCAAAAATCTTGACACACCTATAATAGGTAGAATAAGAGAAGACAACCTTCTACTTGATGTGAGGACTATACTGGATGATGAGTTGAAATTAATACCTTACTTGCTTGCGAAGATCCTATAA
- the rodA gene encoding rod shape-determining protein RodA, producing MRLRKFLKGVDPILLLTLLLIQLIGLIGVFSATYKGGISPLFVKQVLYMLFGWLVLFALSLRNFRSIYDLATVIYMLNLFFLVLVPLFGKTVYGAKRWLDLGPLSLQPSEFMKFSLLLFATYVLGHIKRSVSKESFILILAFAMPALLTLKQPDLGTAISYGIILMALLFFKGVRLRFFFIIGATFGVLSPLLWHFLKDYQKERILAVIDPYADYSGSGYQLIQSIIAVGSGGVSGKGFLRGTQAHLLFLPEKHTDFIFSVIAEEWGFLLSAFLVSLYFLFIYRLTLYGVRLYDGTQRLFLGGAVSLFLFQVFVNLMMTMGLMPVVGIPLPFVSFGGSSILTFSLMLGVCFSIVREYRLKDIHFEEKI from the coding sequence ATGAGGCTTAGAAAATTTTTAAAGGGTGTAGATCCCATCCTTTTGCTTACGTTACTTTTAATACAACTCATAGGATTGATAGGCGTTTTCAGTGCTACCTACAAAGGAGGTATATCCCCACTTTTTGTAAAGCAGGTTCTGTATATGCTATTCGGATGGCTCGTTTTATTTGCGCTTAGCCTAAGAAACTTTCGCTCTATTTACGATCTGGCAACAGTTATATACATGCTAAATCTTTTCTTTTTGGTTTTGGTACCTCTTTTTGGAAAGACTGTGTACGGAGCTAAAAGGTGGCTAGATCTGGGTCCTTTAAGTTTACAGCCCTCCGAATTTATGAAATTTTCCCTTCTCCTTTTTGCCACTTATGTACTCGGACACATAAAGAGAAGTGTGAGTAAAGAATCCTTTATACTTATACTTGCCTTTGCTATGCCTGCACTCCTAACGTTGAAACAGCCGGATCTCGGAACAGCCATATCTTACGGAATTATTCTCATGGCTTTACTCTTTTTTAAAGGTGTACGTCTGAGATTTTTCTTTATAATTGGGGCGACGTTTGGAGTACTCTCACCTCTGCTTTGGCACTTTCTCAAAGATTATCAAAAGGAGAGGATACTTGCGGTTATTGATCCTTATGCCGATTACTCCGGGAGCGGATACCAGCTAATCCAGTCTATAATAGCGGTAGGTTCGGGGGGGGTGAGCGGTAAGGGTTTTTTGAGGGGTACACAGGCACACCTTCTATTTCTTCCCGAGAAGCATACGGACTTCATATTTTCCGTTATAGCCGAAGAATGGGGATTTTTGTTGAGTGCCTTTCTTGTATCCCTGTATTTTCTCTTTATATATAGGCTTACCCTTTACGGTGTGCGCCTTTACGATGGAACGCAGAGGCTTTTTTTGGGTGGTGCTGTATCTCTTTTCCTCTTTCAGGTGTTTGTCAACCTTATGATGACTATGGGACTTATGCCAGTTGTAGGTATCCCTTTACCTTTTGTGAGCTTTGGTGGAAGCAGTATACTCACTTTTAGCCTTATGCTCGGGGTTTGTTTTTCTATAGTTAGGGAGTATAGATTAAAGGATATACACTTTGAGGAGAAAATATGA
- a CDS encoding histone deacetylase codes for MRTGFVYDDIYLKHNWKNHPENMDRLISIIQELDRNKLLKDVIKIKPRRANVKDVALNHDLAYIQEVHDFCSAGGGYLDPDTYVVPESYEVALHAVGGVLEGIDTLLMGNLETVFCAIRPPGHHAEYSKAMGFCLFNNVAIGAWYLLTKGLSRIFIIDFDAHHGNGTQKSFYEEDRVFYFSTHEYPFYPGTGSDREKGAGKGLGYTYNLPLNAGAGDQEYESIYKSLLPKLVQEYKPEFVLVSAGYDIHRDDPLTYLNVTTQGVKSIVESILTTCKTLGVPSLFALEGGYNLRALAECVKVTIETMLEV; via the coding sequence ATGAGAACGGGTTTCGTTTATGATGATATATATCTTAAACATAACTGGAAAAATCACCCTGAAAATATGGATAGGCTAATCAGTATAATTCAGGAACTTGACAGGAACAAGCTTTTAAAGGATGTTATAAAAATAAAACCCAGAAGAGCTAATGTGAAAGATGTAGCCCTAAATCATGATCTCGCATACATACAGGAAGTGCATGACTTTTGTTCTGCGGGAGGAGGATACTTGGATCCTGATACCTATGTGGTCCCTGAGTCTTATGAGGTTGCACTTCATGCAGTGGGAGGAGTACTTGAAGGTATAGACACTTTGCTTATGGGCAATCTGGAAACCGTTTTCTGTGCAATTCGCCCTCCTGGTCATCATGCTGAGTACTCAAAGGCTATGGGTTTTTGTCTCTTTAACAATGTAGCCATAGGTGCCTGGTACCTTCTTACCAAAGGCCTGAGCAGGATCTTTATAATTGACTTTGATGCTCATCATGGAAACGGTACTCAGAAAAGCTTTTACGAAGAGGACAGAGTTTTCTATTTTTCCACCCACGAATACCCCTTTTATCCGGGAACAGGTTCTGACAGAGAAAAGGGTGCAGGGAAAGGATTAGGATACACTTACAACTTGCCACTTAATGCGGGAGCTGGTGACCAAGAGTATGAAAGTATATACAAAAGCTTGTTACCTAAACTCGTGCAGGAGTATAAACCTGAGTTTGTACTTGTTTCAGCGGGCTACGACATACACAGAGATGATCCTTTAACTTACCTGAACGTCACCACACAAGGGGTAAAGAGCATAGTTGAGAGTATCCTAACCACTTGCAAAACACTCGGAGTTCCGTCCCTATTCGCTCTTGAAGGTGGGTACAATCTCAGAGCGCTTGCAGAGTGTGTGAAGGTAACTATAGAGACCATGTTGGAGGTTTAA
- a CDS encoding C4-type zinc ribbon domain-containing protein, with product MKREDLKLLLKLQDIEMGIKRLERTALKLKDEEEKFRKEISKLEEEEASILLDLKRLNEEAKKINDEILICREGIKRAESRLNMVRKAQEYKALLREKAKCEDRIIKLNERLKKLEMDRKEKESTYASQKKTFERKYRELKEEIEHIVFEKESISRKLENLKREEAKIREEISTQALREYDFLKREVEHPVIVPIISFGACGGCGMRLPATLYSKAVSGQIVKCPNCARILYYEA from the coding sequence ATGAAAAGAGAAGATTTAAAACTCCTTCTCAAGTTACAGGATATAGAAATGGGCATAAAAAGACTTGAAAGAACTGCCTTAAAGCTCAAAGATGAGGAAGAAAAATTTAGAAAAGAGATTTCAAAGCTTGAAGAAGAAGAGGCAAGTATACTTTTGGATCTAAAGAGATTAAATGAAGAAGCAAAAAAAATCAACGATGAGATCCTGATCTGTAGGGAAGGTATAAAAAGAGCAGAAAGTAGACTCAATATGGTGAGAAAGGCACAAGAGTATAAAGCACTTCTAAGAGAGAAAGCCAAGTGTGAGGATCGTATTATAAAGCTGAATGAAAGGTTAAAGAAACTTGAAATGGATAGAAAAGAAAAGGAAAGTACTTACGCAAGCCAAAAGAAGACTTTTGAGAGAAAATATAGGGAGTTAAAAGAGGAAATTGAACACATAGTTTTTGAAAAGGAAAGCATATCAAGGAAGCTTGAGAATTTAAAAAGGGAAGAGGCAAAGATCAGAGAGGAGATTTCCACGCAAGCACTTCGTGAGTATGACTTCCTAAAAAGGGAAGTGGAACATCCTGTAATAGTCCCGATTATAAGCTTTGGAGCATGCGGTGGTTGTGGTATGAGGCTTCCAGCTACACTATACTCAAAAGCCGTATCCGGACAAATAGTCAAGTGTCCTAATTGTGCGAGAATTCTTTATTATGAGGCTTAG
- a CDS encoding class II aldolase/adducin family protein has product MLNHYVKKLIAIGKLLFEEGLVDARAGNLSVRIGTKLLITRRGSHLGMLTKEDFILLDVEKESLLDERASSELTVHRAVYLKTDKRALVHAHPPLTVKLSFTSDLIVPKDSEGRDLLRRVHVIPELPSGSYELAQAVAQILKKENILSVRGHGVFSADTEPFYAYSHISVLEHSCKILLDE; this is encoded by the coding sequence ATGCTAAACCATTATGTGAAGAAGCTTATCGCTATTGGTAAGCTCCTCTTTGAGGAAGGGCTTGTGGATGCGAGAGCAGGCAACCTTTCCGTCAGGATAGGTACAAAGCTTCTCATTACAAGGAGGGGATCGCACCTTGGAATGCTCACAAAGGAAGATTTCATTCTGTTGGATGTAGAGAAGGAAAGTCTCCTCGATGAGAGGGCATCGTCGGAACTCACCGTTCATAGGGCGGTATATCTGAAAACGGATAAAAGAGCCTTAGTACACGCTCACCCGCCATTAACGGTAAAACTTTCCTTTACATCTGACCTCATAGTTCCCAAAGATAGTGAAGGAAGGGATCTTCTCAGAAGGGTGCATGTTATTCCTGAGCTTCCTTCTGGAAGCTATGAGCTTGCACAAGCTGTAGCGCAAATCCTGAAAAAGGAGAATATACTTTCGGTACGCGGTCACGGTGTTTTCTCAGCTGATACAGAACCTTTTTATGCTTACAGTCATATATCCGTACTTGAACATTCGTGTAAAATACTGCTTGATGAGTGA
- a CDS encoding pirin family protein, which translates to MKSLHTFPVLEVFDGAGVKIKRYIGTPHLRELDPFLLLDEIKSDKKEDFSAGFPDHPHRGFQTLTYVINGRIKHRDTAGNEGILADGELQWMNAGKGVIHSEVPTPDTDRLWGFQLWLNNPSILKMSEPFYYTYKATPIELSERRKVINLATELIKDKGFYPLEYLHIELQEGEEFIYQPQARNNNFIALCEGQVVVNGKIFTGAVLIVFANKIKIEVLKPCFLLLGSAKPLGEPVVRYGPFVMNTQEEILQAIRDLKENKLT; encoded by the coding sequence ATGAAGTCCCTCCATACCTTCCCAGTCCTGGAGGTTTTTGACGGTGCTGGCGTCAAGATAAAGAGATACATAGGTACTCCGCATCTTCGTGAGCTTGACCCATTTTTGTTGCTTGATGAGATAAAGAGTGATAAAAAGGAAGATTTTAGTGCGGGATTTCCCGATCACCCACATAGAGGTTTTCAAACTCTCACTTACGTGATCAACGGAAGGATCAAACACAGAGACACTGCTGGAAACGAAGGGATATTAGCAGATGGGGAGCTTCAATGGATGAATGCGGGGAAGGGTGTGATACATTCTGAAGTTCCAACACCAGATACAGACAGATTGTGGGGTTTTCAGCTCTGGTTGAATAATCCTTCTATCCTGAAAATGTCCGAACCATTCTACTACACCTACAAAGCAACGCCGATTGAACTTTCAGAAAGAAGGAAAGTAATAAACCTTGCAACAGAACTCATAAAAGATAAGGGTTTTTACCCTCTTGAATATCTCCATATAGAACTTCAAGAAGGGGAAGAGTTTATATACCAACCACAAGCTAGAAATAATAATTTTATAGCCCTTTGCGAAGGTCAGGTGGTGGTGAATGGGAAAATCTTTACAGGAGCTGTTCTTATAGTTTTTGCAAATAAAATAAAAATTGAAGTACTAAAACCTTGTTTTTTACTCTTGGGTAGCGCAAAACCCTTAGGAGAACCTGTGGTTCGTTATGGACCTTTCGTGATGAACACGCAGGAGGAAATCTTACAAGCTATAAGAGATTTGAAAGAAAATAAACTAACATAA
- the moaD gene encoding molybdopterin converting factor subunit 1 codes for MKVLYFSVVKERIKKGEEELDFKGTVSELRFVLSQKYPELRDLLERIKFAVNEEYVGDDYELKGDERVALIPPVSGG; via the coding sequence ATGAAGGTTCTTTACTTTTCTGTGGTGAAGGAAAGAATAAAGAAAGGCGAAGAAGAGCTGGACTTTAAAGGTACAGTGAGTGAACTTAGATTCGTATTGTCTCAAAAATATCCCGAACTTAGAGACCTCTTGGAGCGGATCAAATTCGCAGTAAATGAGGAGTATGTAGGTGACGATTATGAACTCAAAGGTGACGAAAGGGTTGCCCTAATACCTCCGGTTAGCGGTGGATAA
- a CDS encoding phospholipase D family protein produces the protein MKRRIFLLGLAFLVFSCGKDQKVVISGESIDVYFSPNGGALSAIVREIDRAKGTLDIAMFSFTSREIGDAVLRAKQRGVKVRIILDQGQAKERFSRYPLFLQANIPVKLLPGGEKKFIKGLMHNKFAVIDGKEVITGSYNWTASAEKLNYENLLIIRSPDLAKKYEDYFEKMWER, from the coding sequence ATGAAAAGGAGAATCTTTCTTTTGGGACTTGCTTTTCTCGTTTTCTCCTGCGGTAAGGATCAAAAGGTAGTCATTTCAGGTGAAAGCATAGATGTTTATTTTTCACCAAACGGTGGAGCTTTGTCCGCTATAGTGAGAGAAATAGATAGGGCTAAAGGGACTCTGGATATAGCTATGTTTTCTTTTACCTCAAGAGAGATAGGTGATGCGGTCTTAAGAGCCAAACAGAGAGGTGTCAAGGTGAGGATAATCCTTGATCAGGGGCAAGCCAAAGAGAGATTCTCCAGATATCCCTTGTTTTTGCAAGCTAACATTCCAGTTAAACTTCTCCCTGGTGGTGAAAAGAAGTTTATAAAAGGGCTTATGCACAACAAATTTGCAGTTATAGATGGTAAGGAAGTAATAACCGGATCTTACAACTGGACTGCTTCCGCAGAGAAGTTGAATTATGAAAATCTTTTGATTATACGATCTCCTGATCTTGCTAAAAAGTATGAAGACTATTTTGAAAAAATGTGGGAAAGATGA
- the hslV gene encoding ATP-dependent protease subunit HslV, translating into MNLLHSTTIIAVRKDDITVIGGDGQVTMGHTVIKHGARKIRKLYNNSVVVGFAGSAADGLALMERLEAKLEELRGNLVRACVELAKEWRMDKYLRRLEALLLVADRENMLLLSGNGDVIEPDEPVIAIGSGGDYARSAALALYRHTNMSAEDIVREALKIASEICIYTNSNFVIERVT; encoded by the coding sequence ATGAACCTACTGCACTCTACTACGATCATCGCTGTTAGAAAAGATGACATCACTGTTATAGGTGGGGATGGACAGGTAACTATGGGACATACTGTGATAAAGCACGGAGCTAGAAAGATAAGGAAATTGTATAACAATTCGGTAGTTGTAGGTTTTGCTGGATCTGCAGCTGATGGGCTTGCTCTTATGGAGAGACTGGAAGCAAAATTGGAGGAGTTGAGGGGAAATTTGGTGAGGGCGTGTGTAGAGTTAGCAAAAGAGTGGAGGATGGACAAATACCTGCGAAGGCTTGAAGCTTTGCTTTTGGTAGCTGATAGGGAAAACATGCTCCTTCTTTCGGGTAACGGCGATGTAATAGAACCAGACGAGCCTGTGATAGCCATAGGTTCGGGAGGAGATTATGCAAGGTCAGCGGCACTTGCCCTTTATAGACACACGAATATGTCCGCTGAAGACATAGTGAGAGAAGCTCTAAAGATAGCAAGCGAGATATGTATATACACAAACTCAAATTTTGTGATAGAAAGAGTAACTTAA